In Amycolatopsis sp. FBCC-B4732, the genomic stretch GCCCTTCGGCGGCCCGGCCGGCGCTCCCGCCGCCCGGCCGGCGGCAGGTCTCCGACAGCACGACGGCGCGGTCGGAAACCGACCGCGCGAACTCCGCCAGCAACGCCGTCTTGCCGGTACCGGTGGCCCCGCGCACCCGCACCAGGGTCGCCGAACCGGCCCGCGCGTTCGCGAACGCCGAGCCGAGGACCTCCAGCTCCCGCCGCCGGCCGACCACGCGCCCGGCGACGCCCGTCACCTCCGCCATCCTCACCCTGCTTTCACGGAAGGCGGCGGCCGCCCAGCCCCTCGTCGTCGGCACCGTGCCACATTTCGCGCGCGTACGGCGTGTCCGGCACGAGCACCCGTTCGTCGGCCGCGCGCGGCGTCGAGGGCAGCTCCCCGAGCCCGCTCTCGATCCAGCCGAGGTCGCTCATCAGGCGCCGCATCGGCGGGCTGTCCCCGTGGATCCGGTGCAGCGACTGGATGGCACGGCGCAGCTCGGTCGCCTTGCGCCGGGCGGCGGTGAGCGCGTCAGCGGTCATCAGGACTCCTCCCGTCGGGCACGGCCGGATCGCGTGCCCCGCCGACGTTAAGTCGTCCCCGACCCGGAAAACCCCGAACCTCGGCGGGATCCGGGTGAAGATCCCGCCGAGGTTCGGGGCCGCGGTGAGGAATCCGTAGGTGCGGGCGCCATGAACGACCCGTTCACCACGCCGGACGCGATGAACGACCCGTTCACCACGCTCCCGCGGCCCCACACCCCACCCGCACCACCGACCAGAAGCCATGAACGACCCGTTCACCACGCCGGACGCCATGAACGACCCGTTCACCACGCTCCCACGGCCCCACACCCCACCCGCACCACCGACCAGAAGCCATGAACGACCCGTTCACCACGCCGGACGCCATGAACGACCCGTTCATGACGTCCGGTGGGGCGGGTGCGGTCACGCTGCGCTCCGAGGTCCCGGCGGCCCCTCATGGGGGTCCCGGCTCCGCCGAGACCGGCGGGATCCCGTGGTGTGAGCGGCAACACTAAGGAATCCGTTGGCCGGGGCGGGGTTGACTGGCGGACCAGAAACCGCGTCGAAGGGAAACGCTCTCGTGAACATCGCGGACAACGCCACGACGTCGTGGATCCGCCGTTACCACCCGGCACCCGGCGCGGGCACCCGGCTCGTCTGTTTCCCCCACGCCGGCGGTTCGGCCAGCTACTTCCACCCGGTCTCGGCCCGGTTCGCCCCGGCCGTCGACGTCGTTTCGCTGCAGTACCCGGGGCGCCAGGACCGGCGCCGGGAGCCGAACGTGGACTCGATCGCCGGGCTCGCCGACCTGATCGCCGACGAGCTGGCCGCCCTCTCCGACAAGCCCGCCGTGTTCTTCGGGCACAGCATGGGCGCGGTCCTCGCCTTCGAAACCGCCTGGCGGCTGGAACTGCGCGGGCTGCGGGCGCCCGGTGCCATCGTCGCCTCGGGGCGGCGCGGGCCCTCGACGTTCCGCGACGAGCGGATCCACGAGCGCACCGACGACGGCGTGCTCGACGAGGTCCGCGAGCTCAACCGGGTGGACCGGACGGTCATCGGCGACGACGAGATCCTGCGGATGGCGCTGCCCGCGATCCGCGCCGACTACCGGGCGATCGAGACCTACGCCTGCCCGGCCGGGCGCCGCGTCCGCTGCCCGGTCACCGTGCTGATCGGCGACCAGGACCCGAAGGTGACCGCCGAGGAGGCCGGGAACTGGGGCGAGCACACCGAAGGCGGCTTCCGCCTGGAGGTCTTCCCCGGCGGCCACTTCTTCCTCGCCCGGCACCAGAGCGCGGTGAACGCCGAGCTGGAGCGCGAGCTGCAGGCCCTCGCCGCCCCCGCGGCGGCATTGCACTCCGGGCGTGATTCAACATAAAGTAACATCATCAACAACACAGAACGACATGGACGGGGGTCGCGGTGTACGCGGAAGAGCGTCAGCAGCTGATCCTCGAGCAGGCCCGGTCGCGCGGCCGGGTCGACGTCGCCGAGCTCGCCGGCGAGTTCGCGGTCACGACGGAGACGATCCGCCGCGACCTCACCACGCTCGAACGCCACGGGTCGCTCCGCCGGGTGCACGGCGGGGCGATCCCGATCGAGCGCCTGGGTTTCGAACCGGCGTTGAACACGCGCGAAAGCGTGATGACGGCGGAGAAGAAGCGCATCGGCAAGGCCGCCCTCGCCGAGCTGCCCGCGGAGGGCGCGATCCTGCTCGACGCGGGCACGACCACCGCCCACCTCGCGGAAGCGCTTCCCATCGACTGCAACCTCACCGTGGTCACCAACTCCGTGAACATCGCGCTGACGCTGTCCAAGCGCCCCAACCTCACGGTGATGCTGGTGGGCGGCCGCCTCCGGGCGCGCACGCTCGCGTCGGTCGACTCGTGGGCGTTGCACTCGCTCAGCGAAACGTTCGTCGAAGTGGCGTTCATGGCGACCAACGGCCTGTCGGTCGAGCGCGGCCTCACCACCCCGGACCCGGCGGAGGCGATGGTCAAGCGGGCCTCGATCGCCGGCGCCCGCCGCGTCGTGCTGCTGGCCGACCACACGAAAGTGGGCAACGACCACTTCGCCCGCTTCGCCGAACTGTCCGAAGTGGACACGTTCATCACCGACGGTGGCATCGATTCCACGGTGGCCGCGGAAATCGAGCGCGAAGGCGTGAACGTCCTGACCGCGTGAGCTACCAGCGCACCGGCAGCTCGTAGAGTCCGAAGAGGACTCCGTCGTGCTTGAACTCGAGCTCGTCGGCCGGCACCGCCAGCCGCAGCCGCGGCACCCGCTCGAACAACGTCGTCAGCGCGACCTCCATCTCCAGCCGGGCCAGGTGCTGCCCGATGCACTGGTGGATCCCGTAGCCGAAGGCGACGTGGTGGCGCGCCGACCGCGCCGGGCAGAACTCGCCGGCGTCCTCGAACACGGTCCCGTCGTGCCCCGCCGCCAGCCCGAGCGGCGCGACCCCTTCGCCGCGGCGGATCAGCTGCCCCGAGATCTCGAGGTCCTCGGTGGCGACGCGCAGGCTGACGACGTCGGAGATGGAGAAGAACCGCAGCAGTTCTTCGACGACGCCCTCGTGCCCGATCCACTGCGGGTTCTCCAGGAGCGTCACGACGCCGAGCGACAGCATGTTGGCGGTGGTTTCGTGCCCGGCGACCAGCAGCAGCATGGCCACGCCGAGCAGTTCGGCGTCGTCGAGCACCCCGCCGTCGATGAGCCGGCTGATCAGGTCCTCGCCGGGCTGCGCGCGCTTCGCGGCGATGAGTCCGGTGAGGTAGGTGTTGATCTCGCCGAGCGCGACTTCCCGCTGCCGGGCCGTCGACGCGAGGCTGACCAGCACGCGGGTGCGGGACTCGAAGTGCTCGTGGTCCTCGTAGGGCACGCCGAGCAGCTGGCAGATGACGAGCGAAGGCAGCACGAGGCAGAAGGCGGCGACGAGGTCCGCGGAGTTCCCGGCGGCGAGCATGGCGTCGATCCGCTCGTCGACGACCTGCTGGATGCCGGGCCGCAGCTCCCGCACCTTCCGCACGGTGAATTCGGGGATGAGCAGCTTCCGGTACCGCGTGTGCTCGGGCGCGTCCATGGCGACGAACCACCCGGGAAGCGCTTCCGGTGCTCCGCCGGTGGCGGGGAACCCGGGCTTCGAGGGATCGGAGCTGAGCCGCGGGTCGGTGAGCGCGGCCCGCACGTCCTCGTGCCGCGCGACGAGCCAGACGGGCGTACCGCCGGGCAGGACGGTCCGGCAGAGACCGGGCCGGGCCCGGAGGTCGGCGTAGCCGTCGGGCGGAGTGACCTGACCGGGCGACCGCCGAGGAAAGGCGACGACCCCGGGTTCCGTGCTCACCATGCCCCGGTTCTACCCCGCCGCGACGCCGGAAACCTTGGGCGGCGGGGAAGTCTGGAAGAACCCCTAGTGTCGCGCGGCAGGTGGTTCACCGGGCCGAACCCGGGCCGTAGTCGACGAACCCTGGACGCGACACCGGAAGCGGCTGCGCGGGAAGCCGGGGCGGGCGGGGTCTCCGCCCGCCCCGGCTCACTTCACCGGATCAGCGGCGGCAGGGGTTGCCCGCCGGGTGCGCGGTGGTGCCGTGCACGTCCGCCTGGGACTCCGCCAGCACGATCTTCGCCAGCGCCGTGTCCAGCGCCACCGCCTGCTGCTTCACCACGCCGCCGGACACCGTCTGGCCGTTCAGCTTCAGCGAGCCGATGACCAGCGGAATGGTCAGCGGGGCCGAACCGACCGTGACCGCGACGCCGTTGATCTTCAGCGAGGCGATGTTCGAGCTGCCGGTCAGGGCCGGGGCGAGGCCGCCCGTCGTCGGCTGGCAGGTCGCCGCCGCCAGGGACTGGATCACGCCCAGCTCGATCGTCAGGCCGACCGTGCTGATCACCGTCTTGTCGATCTTGGCCGTCGCCTGCGCGTGGTCGCCGGCCGCCGGTGCCGCGGACTGGTTGTCCGGGGTCAGGTCGGTCGAGGAGGTCAGCGCGTGGGTCTGCACCTTGATCAGGCCCGCGTTGAGCGTCGCGTCGAGGACGGTCTCGCTGTCGTCGGCGCACGGCAGGTTCTGCGGGTTGGCCACGGCAGCCGTGATGCCGATGACGTTCGCCGCGGTGCCGGTGCAGGAGAAGGCGCCGTCGCGGTCGTCGTCGACGATCGTGCCGACCCCCGTCGGGTCCACCAGCCCGGCGCCGGCCGGGGCGGAGAGGTTCACGGTGAACGTCTCGTCCGGCTCGTCGACGGTGTCCGGGTTGACCAGGACCGTGACCGGCTTGGCCGTCTCACCCGGCGCGAAGGTGACGTCGCCGCTGGTGGCGGCGTAGTCCGCCGGCGCGGTGGCGGTGCCGTTCGCGGTGGCGTAGTGGACGCTCACCGGGTCGGGACTCGCCCCGCCGAGCAGGGACACGGTGAACGTGGCCGGCACCGGCGCGCCACCCGAGCCTTCGGCCACGGTGACGTCGTTGATGCTCAACCCGAGCACGCGCACGGTCGTCGTCTCGACGAAGCCGCGGGACACGCCGTCGACCAGGTAGTCGACCGAGCAGTGGTACGTGCCGGGCGCCGCGTTCGCCGCCGCCGCGATCGTCTCGGTGAACGTCGCGACGTCGCCGCTGGCCACCGTGGCGCTCGCCGGGGCGTTGGTGAGCGTCAGCTGCGGGTCGCAGCTGGTGACGTGCGGGGCCACCGTGACCTCGATGGACTTGATGCCGGCCAGGATGGCCTGCGACACCTGGTTCGAGGGCACGTTGTTGAGCAGCACCCCACCCGTGGCGTCGGTGATGGCCGTCGCCTGCCCCTCGGCGTCCAGCGCCCCGACGTTGACGGCGACCACGCGGATGTTCGCCGCCTTGAGCGCGGCGATCGTGTCGGCCAGCGTGTGCCCGCCGCTGGGGTCGTGCGACGGCGCGTCGCCGAACCAGGCGACGATGCGGGTGCCGTCGGGCCGGAAGGTGACGGCGCCGGTGGCCAGTTCGTACAGCGCGTTCAGGTCGGCTTCGGGGAAGTCCCCGCCGCCGGAGGCCGTCCACTGGTTCGTGCCCGCCTGGATCGCGGCGGTGTCCCCGGTGATGCCCTGGTTGACCTTGAACGGCACGGTGTCGCTGAAGTCCTTGTACTCGGCGACGCCGAACTGCGCGGTCGGCTGCGCGGCGAGCACGTCCCCGGTGATGGCGTTGGCGTTGGTCCGGACGTTCGAGATCGCGCTGCCCATGCTGCCGGTGGTGTCGGCCAGCAGGACGAGGTCGGGGTTCGGGGGCACGGCGGAGGTGGTGACGTGCTTGGTGACGGTGGTGCTCTGCCCGGCGGCGAGCGTCAGGTCGACGGTGGCCGGATCCACCCCCGGCGGCGCGGCGGATGCCACCGCCGTCGGGGCCAGCAGCGCGCCGACCGCGGTGAGGGCGACGAAAATCGATCTTCGCGACATGGGACATCCCTTTCGAGCACCGGCGGGAAGCCGGATTCGGTGTGGGGTTCGTGTGAAAGACGGCGGGCGCGCGGATTTGTTAGCCGCGGCCGCCGACGTCACCCGGAACGCCCTGCGCCCAGGGCTCAACGGGTTAACGGCCTGCGTACAGGTCTACGCAGGCGATGCCGGGAATGCGCCGAACGATCGGAATCCGCCGGGTTTTCCTCACACTTCGGAGCGACGGGTGGCGTGTATTACAAAACCGTGCGTGTCGCCTTTCGCCGGAAGTCCGACGCTTTCTGCCACCCAGCGCCGGAACTACCACCCGGATGTCGTAACGCGCGAAGGCGCGGACCAATCAAATCCGATTTGTCCTTTTCTCCCGCGAAACGGGCCGATCGAGCGACAGAAAATACCGCCGCGCCTGCCCGGTCAGCGGGACACCCCGGACACCCCTGCGACGGAAGGACTTGCCCAGGATCCGCACAATGGCGGTGTACGCGCGGCCGGCTGCCCGTAAGTGCCCGCGGATGTGCACGGATGGCCCGCTCAGCCGACTCCGGCCCGGCGGATCACCTAAGATCATCGGCAAAGCCAACACCGTTCCCGATGCCCTGGGGGAATTCGCCTGCGAACCGAGTTCCGCGATCGATCCGAATTGGTACCGGCCCGACTGCGACCACCTGGAGCGAATTCATGGAGTTTTCCCTGCTCGGCCCGCTCGAAGTCACTGCGCAGGGACGCCGGGTCCCGCTGGGCGGTGTCAAGCAGCGCTTGACCCTCGCACTCCTGCTGCTGCGGCACAACTCGCTGATCTCGGTCAACCAGCTCATGGACGCGCTTTGGCCGGACGAGGCTCCGGTGTCCGCGCGCAAGATGCTGCACAACGCCGTGTCCGGGCTCCGGAAACTGCTCGCCTCGGACGACAGCGCCGAACCGCCGCTGCTGCTCACCCGCTCCCCCGGCTACCTGCTGCGCATCCGGCCGCAGGACATCGACCTCGTGCGCTTCAACGAAGTCGCCGTGCAGGGGCACGCGGCGCTCGCCGGCGGGTGCTGGGAGCAGGCGTCCGAGCTGCTGGGCGAGGCGACGGCCATGTGGCGGGGCCCGATCCTGGCCGACCTGACCGACCAGGCCCTCGACTGGCCCGAGATCGGCATCGTCGGCAACGCGCGGCTGATGGCGCTGGAAGACCGGATGGAGGCGGACTTCCACCTCGGGCGGCACCGCGAGGTGCTGACCGAGCTGGAGGTGCTCGTCGAGCAGGAACCGTTGCGGGAACGCCTGTGCGGCCTGCTGATGCGGGTGCTCTACCAGCGCGGCAGGCAGGCCGACGCGCTCGCCGTCTACAGCCGCACCCGCAGCGCGCTCGTGGAGAAGCTGGGCCTGGACCCCAGCCCCGAGCTGCAGCAGCTGGAGCACGCGATCCTCACCCAGGACAGCTCGCTGGGGCAGGTGGCCGAGCCGGTCGTCGCCGGGCAGCGAGCGCCGGAGCCGCCGTCCGGCGGGCCCGGCGCCGAAGTTCCGGAACCGCGGACGGCGGGCACCGAGGGCGCGCACGTCCCGCTGGAAGAGCTCAAGCGCATCAGCACGGTGGTGATCGCCGCCGGGCCCGCGCCCGGACTGTCCGCGGGGCCACAGGACCTCGCCGCCATCCGCGGCTACCTCGACGACGTCGTCCGCGCCGAAGCCCGGTCGCGCCGGACCCGCGTGATCGGGCCGGACGGGACCGGCGACGGTGACTGCGCCGCGCTGCTCGGCCCCGCGCACCGCGTCTGGCGTGACGTCACGGGAGCGCCGTCGGCCCCGGTGTGGCTGGTCACCGCCGGGCACGGGGCGGCGGGCGAAGCCGAACCGTGGCAGGCACTGCAGCTGGCGCACGCGCTCAACGGCAGGCTGACCGCCGAACCGCGGTGCCGCACCGCCGACGGGCAGCAGCTGCCGTTCGAGGTGCGCGTCGTCGTCGCCACCGGCCCGGCCGTGGTGCGCCACGACGACCCGGCGCGGTCCTGGCCCCGGCCGTCCGACGACCTCGTCGAGCTCTGCCTGCGCCTGCTGGAGGACGACGCCGCGGGCCCGGTGCGGGTCTGCCCGACCACGGCCGAGGCGGTGCGGCTGCTGAACCGGCCGGACGACCTCCCGTTCGTCGGCCGCGAGCGCGAGCTCGCCGCCCTCGACGCCGCGCTGGAAGGCGCCCGCACGCTGCGGCAGCCGCACCTGCTGACCCTGTTCGGCGAGGCCGGTTCCGGCCGCACCCGCCTGCTGGAGGAATGGCGCCGCCGCGGGCCGGGCGACGCCGGGACCCGCGCCACGGTGCTGGTCGGCCGCACGCCGTCGGCGATCAGCGTGGGCAGCCGCGTCACGGCGCTGGCCGAGCTGGTCCGCGCGGCGGCGGGCATCGGCGCGGCCGACGCCATGCCGTTCGCGCTGGCGCGGCTGGGCGACGTCGTGAACGGCGTCGTCGACGAACGCCGGGCGCCGTGGATCCTCTCCCACCTGAGCGTGCTGCTGGAGGCCGACCACGGCGACCGCGCCTGGACCGCGGACACGTTCGACGCGTGGACCCAGTTCTTCGAGGCGCTGGCCGCGCGGACGCCGGTGGCGCTGGTGGTGGAGAACCTGCAGTGGAGCGACGACGTCGTCCTCGACTTCCTCGACCACCTCCTCGAACGGTCGGGCGGCGTGCCGCTGCTGGTGGTCGCGAGCGCCCGCCCGGACCTGCTGACCCGCCGCCGGTCGTGGGGCGGGGGCAAGCTGCACAGCACGTCGGTCTGCCTGCACCCGCTCGCCGACGACGAGGCCGCGCGCCTGATGTGGGAGGCGTACAAGGCCACGCGCATCCCGGTCGGCCACGCGGTCCCGGACGAGCACCCGGAGTCCCTCGTCCCGCTCGCGGGCGCCCTCGGCGGTAACCCGCTGTTCGCCATCGAGTACGGCCGGCGGCTGTCCGGCGCGGATCCGGCGAGTCTCCCGGACCCGATCCCGTACTCGGTGCGTTCCCGGCTGGAGGTCGCCCTCGACCTGCTGCCCACGGAGGCGCGGGCGGTGCTCTACGACGTGGCGGTGTGCGGCGACGACGTCACCGAGACGGTGGTGGCCACGCTGGCGGCCGAGGACGGCTACCACGCCAGCGGACGGTGGCTGCGCCTGCTGGTGAACCGCGGAATGCTGCGCTGCGTCCGGCGGCCGGGTGATCTGGCCTGGACTCGTTACGCGTTCACGAACACCCGGCTGCGGGAGGTCGCGCTGTCGCGGGTGCCGGCGCCGGTGCGGGCGCGGAAGGAGCAGCTGATCGACGCGGCCCGCGCGCCGCGGGCGAGCGCGGAGAGCACGGCGGTGGCGGCCCGGTCACCGGTCGGCTGAACCCGGGGCCCGGCAGCTCCCGCGCGTCGGTGGCCGGGCCGCCGGAGCACCGCACGCGAGCGCGGTCACCAGGTCGGCCGAGCCCAGGCCCGGCTTCCGAGGTTCCCGCTCCTGCCCTGGGGCGGGCAGCCCGGCCGCAACGGAGCACCGCGCACGAGCGGAGAGCACGGCGGTCCCCGACCGCGCCTCGGTCGGCTGAGCCCGGGCCCGGCTCGGGCAGACGCGGCCCGCACACCGCGGGCGAGCGTGGAGAGCACCGCGGTGGCGGCCCGCTCTCCAGTCGGCTGAGCCCCGGGGCCCGGCAGCTCCCGCACGTCGGCCGAGCCCAGGCCCAGCTCGGGCAGACGCGGCCCGCACACCGCGTCCGCGCGTGGAGAGCACCGCGGTGGCGGCCCGCTCTCCAGTCGGCTGAGCCCCGGGGCCCGGCAGCTCCCGCACGTCGGCCGAGCCCAGGCCCGGCTCGGGCAGCCGGGCCCACGCGCGTCGGCCGCTGTGCACCGGCCAGGCGCCACCGCAAACCGCGCGATTACTCCGCCGTTTCCGGGCCGGTTTCCGGATTACCGCTCTCCGGGGCCGCCCGGCCTAGGCTCGTTCGGCAAGGCGGAACGGACGGTGCGCCGGAGGAAAGGGTTACGTTCGATGACGGTTGCGGATCACGTACTCGCGCGCCGCTACGGCGATGCCGGGCCGGCGGTGCCCTCCTCGCCGTGGCGCACCCCGCTGGACGCGCTCGACTGGTTCGCCGTGTGCCAGGGGGACGCGCCCTTCGTCACCGCCGTCGCGCCCGATGGCAGCGCGACCACCCTGGACTACCGCACGGCCGCCGTCGCGAGCCGGGCGCTCGCGGGGTGGCTGTGCGCCGAGTTCGGGACCGTGCGGCCCGCCGTGCTCGGCTTCGCGCCGGCGAACGACATTCCGTCGGTTCTCACCGTGCTCGCCGTGCTCCGGGCCGGGTTCGGGCTGCTGATGCTCGGGCCGTCGGACCCGCCGGAGCGGCGCGCGCGGCAGCTCGAAGCGGCCGGTGCGCTCGCCACCGTCCACCTGCCCGGCACCGATGGCCCGGACTCGCGGCTCCTCCCGCACTGGACCGAGCTGCCGGAGCCCACCGCGGCCCTTCCCGCGATCGACCCCGCGGCCGACGCGCTCTACTTCGCGACGTCCGGTTCCACGGCCGCGTCCAAGCTCGTCGCCCAGACGCACCTCAACGCGGTGGCCAACGCCGAAGCCGTGCGCCGCCACCACGGGCTCGTCCGGG encodes the following:
- a CDS encoding thioesterase II family protein, which gives rise to MNIADNATTSWIRRYHPAPGAGTRLVCFPHAGGSASYFHPVSARFAPAVDVVSLQYPGRQDRRREPNVDSIAGLADLIADELAALSDKPAVFFGHSMGAVLAFETAWRLELRGLRAPGAIVASGRRGPSTFRDERIHERTDDGVLDEVRELNRVDRTVIGDDEILRMALPAIRADYRAIETYACPAGRRVRCPVTVLIGDQDPKVTAEEAGNWGEHTEGGFRLEVFPGGHFFLARHQSAVNAELERELQALAAPAAALHSGRDST
- a CDS encoding DeoR/GlpR family DNA-binding transcription regulator, producing MYAEERQQLILEQARSRGRVDVAELAGEFAVTTETIRRDLTTLERHGSLRRVHGGAIPIERLGFEPALNTRESVMTAEKKRIGKAALAELPAEGAILLDAGTTTAHLAEALPIDCNLTVVTNSVNIALTLSKRPNLTVMLVGGRLRARTLASVDSWALHSLSETFVEVAFMATNGLSVERGLTTPDPAEAMVKRASIAGARRVVLLADHTKVGNDHFARFAELSEVDTFITDGGIDSTVAAEIEREGVNVLTA
- a CDS encoding cytochrome P450: MVSTEPGVVAFPRRSPGQVTPPDGYADLRARPGLCRTVLPGGTPVWLVARHEDVRAALTDPRLSSDPSKPGFPATGGAPEALPGWFVAMDAPEHTRYRKLLIPEFTVRKVRELRPGIQQVVDERIDAMLAAGNSADLVAAFCLVLPSLVICQLLGVPYEDHEHFESRTRVLVSLASTARQREVALGEINTYLTGLIAAKRAQPGEDLISRLIDGGVLDDAELLGVAMLLLVAGHETTANMLSLGVVTLLENPQWIGHEGVVEELLRFFSISDVVSLRVATEDLEISGQLIRRGEGVAPLGLAAGHDGTVFEDAGEFCPARSARHHVAFGYGIHQCIGQHLARLEMEVALTTLFERVPRLRLAVPADELEFKHDGVLFGLYELPVRW
- a CDS encoding Calx-beta domain-containing protein; amino-acid sequence: MSRRSIFVALTAVGALLAPTAVASAAPPGVDPATVDLTLAAGQSTTVTKHVTTSAVPPNPDLVLLADTTGSMGSAISNVRTNANAITGDVLAAQPTAQFGVAEYKDFSDTVPFKVNQGITGDTAAIQAGTNQWTASGGGDFPEADLNALYELATGAVTFRPDGTRIVAWFGDAPSHDPSGGHTLADTIAALKAANIRVVAVNVGALDAEGQATAITDATGGVLLNNVPSNQVSQAILAGIKSIEVTVAPHVTSCDPQLTLTNAPASATVASGDVATFTETIAAAANAAPGTYHCSVDYLVDGVSRGFVETTTVRVLGLSINDVTVAEGSGGAPVPATFTVSLLGGASPDPVSVHYATANGTATAPADYAATSGDVTFAPGETAKPVTVLVNPDTVDEPDETFTVNLSAPAGAGLVDPTGVGTIVDDDRDGAFSCTGTAANVIGITAAVANPQNLPCADDSETVLDATLNAGLIKVQTHALTSSTDLTPDNQSAAPAAGDHAQATAKIDKTVISTVGLTIELGVIQSLAAATCQPTTGGLAPALTGSSNIASLKINGVAVTVGSAPLTIPLVIGSLKLNGQTVSGGVVKQQAVALDTALAKIVLAESQADVHGTTAHPAGNPCRR
- a CDS encoding BTAD domain-containing putative transcriptional regulator; translation: MEFSLLGPLEVTAQGRRVPLGGVKQRLTLALLLLRHNSLISVNQLMDALWPDEAPVSARKMLHNAVSGLRKLLASDDSAEPPLLLTRSPGYLLRIRPQDIDLVRFNEVAVQGHAALAGGCWEQASELLGEATAMWRGPILADLTDQALDWPEIGIVGNARLMALEDRMEADFHLGRHREVLTELEVLVEQEPLRERLCGLLMRVLYQRGRQADALAVYSRTRSALVEKLGLDPSPELQQLEHAILTQDSSLGQVAEPVVAGQRAPEPPSGGPGAEVPEPRTAGTEGAHVPLEELKRISTVVIAAGPAPGLSAGPQDLAAIRGYLDDVVRAEARSRRTRVIGPDGTGDGDCAALLGPAHRVWRDVTGAPSAPVWLVTAGHGAAGEAEPWQALQLAHALNGRLTAEPRCRTADGQQLPFEVRVVVATGPAVVRHDDPARSWPRPSDDLVELCLRLLEDDAAGPVRVCPTTAEAVRLLNRPDDLPFVGRERELAALDAALEGARTLRQPHLLTLFGEAGSGRTRLLEEWRRRGPGDAGTRATVLVGRTPSAISVGSRVTALAELVRAAAGIGAADAMPFALARLGDVVNGVVDERRAPWILSHLSVLLEADHGDRAWTADTFDAWTQFFEALAARTPVALVVENLQWSDDVVLDFLDHLLERSGGVPLLVVASARPDLLTRRRSWGGGKLHSTSVCLHPLADDEAARLMWEAYKATRIPVGHAVPDEHPESLVPLAGALGGNPLFAIEYGRRLSGADPASLPDPIPYSVRSRLEVALDLLPTEARAVLYDVAVCGDDVTETVVATLAAEDGYHASGRWLRLLVNRGMLRCVRRPGDLAWTRYAFTNTRLREVALSRVPAPVRARKEQLIDAARAPRASAESTAVAARSPVG